TTTGGCGAAATCCTGCCTCACCTGCGCTTCCAAATTCTTTTTCTTGTCTCTTGTTTCGTTGAACTCATCAACCATGTCCTTGTATCCCGGAGTTTGTCCCAGCGTGTCTTTGTAAATTTTTCTCAATTCTTTTTGTTTATTCCTGGCTTCTTGAACGCGGTTGAAGACTTCTTGGATGTTCTGCATACGTTACGAATATTAATTCTAATTAGCAGCCTTTGTTTTTAGCCGATGGTTTAGTTCACGTTACGAATACGTTACAAATATTTGCATCAAACAAGGCAAGCTTGACCGTTCTTATTTATTATGAATTTTATCAAAAAATTATTCCGTCGTTTGTCCGTCAAATTCAGCTTCGTTGGCCATGGCCTCTTCCTTGGTCGCTCTCACCACACCGTCTTTGTGATGAGCGGGCGAATAAATGGTGTAAAGTTTCAAATCCTCGGCATCTGAAACATTGATGACATTATGCTCGGCTCCGGCCGGCACCACGATGGCCGAACCGTCAGTGACTTCGTATTCATTGCCGTCAATAATGACTTTGCCCATGCCTTTTTCAAAACGGAAAAATTGATCATTGTCAGCGTGAATTTCCATGCCAATGTCTTCATTGGGTCGAAGCGACATTAAAACCAGCTGGCTGTGTTTGGCAGTATACAAGACTTTACGAAAATTACCGTTTTCCAAAGTGTCTTTTTCAATGTTGGCGAAAAATCCTTTCATAGATTTAAAAATTATGAGTTATCTTTTTCAATTATAACAGTATTGAAAAAACGCCGCAATGTAAACCATCCGCAGTTTGACAAATTTTCCTCAATTCCGTATAATATTTTTAGTTTTTAAAGAACTTTAATGTTTGTTATTTGAAATTTGTTGTTTGTAATTTCACGTTCGGGGGTCGTCTAATGGTAGGACTCCAGGTTTTGGTCCTGGCTATCGGGGTTCGAATCCCTGCCTCCGAGCCAGCCTTCGCTTCTCACTCTGTTCGGAGCTTCGGCTGGCAGGCCAATAAGCCGTAATTTTTTTTATAAGGATGAGAACCCC
The genomic region above belongs to Candidatus Bipolaricaulota bacterium and contains:
- a CDS encoding cupin domain-containing protein, with protein sequence MKGFFANIEKDTLENGNFRKVLYTAKHSQLVLMSLRPNEDIGMEIHADNDQFFRFEKGMGKVIIDGNEYEVTDGSAIVVPAGAEHNVINVSDAEDLKLYTIYSPAHHKDGVVRATKEEAMANEAEFDGQTTE